Proteins encoded together in one Drosophila albomicans strain 15112-1751.03 chromosome 2R, ASM965048v2, whole genome shotgun sequence window:
- the LOC117575026 gene encoding uncharacterized protein LOC117575026, producing MILPLVGECLYFVTLLIAAIWFDSLPFEFGGYLETIVPAMFGGQACLLMSVFTYMSISTPEKDRVLRFGIFAIVSQLHEFVFVVFRSPPNFLGYTISFATGALFQVAAIIYVVMFIKEPKPYEKASELPDQDDLKASEMESPKIEQRRNVLREFFEPTLVVELVKLPFKRRANNERLILLLLMLCYILTSGPEAGEAEYMDMYRHKKPVWNKNFDYRAYIVLKRSLAIFGTFFGTVILSKMLKFSDSMLGIWSAIFTVVSRLLYAFVADSPTYYAAGVLDLFSLFRYIPIKTIASTVIEGEAKLFSLLGILEPIEAQVFSAIYKKVYALTSKSFPGAVFLLSELLYLPNVLIFIACYFLLRRHNTKTPQTSEQSEQQS from the exons ATGATTCTGCCTTTAGTGGGGGAATGTCTCTACTTTGTGA CTCTGCTCATAGCAGCAATATGGTTTGACAGTCTTCCTTTCGAGTTTGGTGGCTATCTGGAGACAATTGTGCCCGCCATGTTTGGTGGTCAAGCCTGCTTGCTTATGTCCGTATTTACTTATATGTCCATATCCACTCCAGAGAAAGATCGAGTCTTGCGTTTCGGTATCTTTGCCATAGTGTCCCAACTTCACGAATTCGTATTTGTCGTTTTTAGATCTCCTCCGAATTTCTTGGGCTACACAA TTTCTTTTGCCACGGGTGCTCTCTTTCAAGTCGCTGCTATAATCTATGTTGTAATGTTTATAAAAGAGCCAAAACCATATGAAAAGGCTTCTGAATTACCTGACCAGGATGATTTAAAGGCATCGGAAATGGAGTCCCCAAAAATCGAACAACGCCGCAATGTGCTCAGAGAATTTTTTGAGCCCACTTTAGTAGTTGAACTTGTTAAATTGCCTTTTAAGAGACGAGCGAATAATGAACGCCTTATATTACTGCTGTTAATGTTGTGTTACATCTTGACTTCTGGACCTGAGGCAGGTGAAGCCGAATACATGGACATGTACAGACATAAGAAACCTGTGTGGAATAAGAACTTTGATTATCGCGCATATATTGTGTTGAAGCGTTCATTGGCTATATTTGGAACTTTCTTTGGAACTGTTATCCTCagtaaaatgttgaaattctCCGATTCCATGCTGGGTATATGGAGTGCTATCTTCACTGTTGTGTCGCGTCTTTTATAT GCCTTTGTAGCAGATTCTCCAACATATTATGCAGCTGGAGTGCTCGATTTGTTTTCACTATTTCGTTATATTCCCATCAAAACAATTGCATCGACTGTTATTGAAGGAGAAG CCAAATTGTTTTCTCTGCTCGGCATCTTGGAACCAATCGAAGCGCAAGTCTTTTCGGCCATCTACAAAAAGGTTTATGCTCTCACTTCCAAATCATTTCCGGGCGCTGTTTTCCTCCTCAGCGAACTTCTTTACTTACCCAATGTGCTAATCTTCAT CGCCTGCTACTTTTTACTGCGTCGACATAATACGAAGACGCCCCAAACAAGCGAACAAAGTGAACAGCAATCTTAA